Within the Anopheles merus strain MAF unplaced genomic scaffold, AmerM5.1 LNR4000205, whole genome shotgun sequence genome, the region TGAACAGAACAATGCACGGTAGCGTCCCATTTTCTTCGACCAGTAGGTCCCGCAAAAGTGTAAATAAAgctcatttttcttttcaacacccaaaacccgaggatggtttaaaattaaaaatgtcatCCTTCGTCCCACTTACGCCGCCCCGTTGCATATGGATAATTTGTCTTCGCATACATCAATTGAAATGCCAAAATTGGGTTGGTGCcgcggtgtgtttgtgtagtgACATAATTTGTACTTGCCGTGATAACTCATTGTGCGGGTATGAAGCTTCAAGGTTCGCTCGCTTTACCCGAATCGATCACAAGTTGTAAAGAGATCTTGCAGCGCGGTATGAACGATCGGTGCCCTTTTTTGCATGTCATCTTCATTTGTTGATCGGGTGCAATGATTGGTGGCACTGTAAATTAACTGTTTTTTTGACAGCATCTTTTCGCTTGCAAAGCGAATGCGGCAACAGCAATTGCATCGCACCGGTGCAGTTCAAGGATAACGTGAGCAATTTCTTGGCAGGAGCTGGCTATAGGAGCGAGGGACGACCCCCTTCTCTTCTACCAGCATACTCACCGGTGTTCTCGATCAAACTGCACCTTAAATGCCGTTGcactcgttttgttttgtcaccCCGCTTAGCATATGATCGTGATCGGTTGAAGAATGTTTCAAACATTGAAGTTGGAAGTGTATTAAGCATTACAGAAAATACATTAATCTAACCTAGCAAATAACTTCTTCGCCCTTATATCCagcgtgttgtgtgttgcgATTAAATGCACACCGATAAACGACGTGAGCCTCGGCACGTAGTCCACCTGCTCATTCAACCATACCCGCACACTGCGCACTGATCGTTCAAACCTTACACCCTTGCTTACCATCACCAGGGGAGTACCGAAAATCCTCTCAATACAAACCAAAATCAGAAACAAAAAGTCACTCTTACTAGCTTTGTTTATATCAGTGAAACACCCCGAATGCTGGGGCGTTTGCTGGTTGCAGcgcgtaaaacaaaacgcacaaacCCGTTCTCTTTTCATGTTCACTGTCAgtgcggtttttgtttttggggtaCCAGCCGTACCTCCTCCAGCGACCTCCATTTTCAATCAGGCTTTGGTCATATTGTTATCGGCACCAAGAGCCACGAACTACGGGGGCTTTTGGTGGAATTTCAGAACTGCTGCACCCCCATGTAAACACTGGTCGTGTGTAATCGTACTGATTTTTCAAGGACAGATCTTTTACTTTCGCTTGTCGCATTGCATTCATTAATGTTTCCCCAGACATGATGGGAGTCTTATGATACAGATGAGATAAGAAGCTTACTACGGTAGGATCTTCAATCGAGTTCACACATCAGGAATTGAATCAGGACAATCGGTAAGTAGAGTGTGTTACGATGCTAATATTAATTGTGTCAAGGCTGCTGTTTCACTGGTATGAAAAAAACGTGAACCCGCTCGAGTCCAATAGCCGTAAACCGAGACCGGTTCCTTGCGGTTCCATCGGAAAAGGAGAGTCGTCGATGATTTTCAATCTCGCAacgggcttttttttctttctaaacGACTAGACGACGAACGGttttagcaaaaaaataacgcatacacacattttGCGAAATACGAAATACGACcccaaaaatgttttcaaaacgaaaaaaaaccatccgaTCAACAACAAACCGAGACATCTACTAATATTGCGAGGAAATGCATCTCTTTATAATCCGATGCTGTGCTGAATTTCGCCATTCGCTCTAATGATCTCATTTTAGCGAGGCGCGACTTGTGTCACAACAGGATCTATAAATTCCCCGCCTATCAAATCACTCTCAATAGAGATTCCCCCGGTGGAGAGTCTTTTGCTGCTTTCCTTTGGTTTGAAATATATGCTAAACTACACAGAACTGGACATTAGTATTCCGATCGTGCAGTGCTCAAGCGGCGAAGAATTCCAATGCGAATGGAACGTACCAAAACTGGCTCCAGAGTTTATTGACACTTTGTGTCGCGGTTTTTCGGGTCGGAGGGATGGTGTTTATGTCATccatacataaaaaaatcagtagCTGTATGATCTTGCAATGGTTAATAATGCTCACAAATAAAGCCACACAAGAATACACGATCCCTGCAACAAGCAAGAACACGGGGACGGGGGGGCCTATGTACATTAATCGCAAAATTGCGCTCGCGCACGTATGGTGTAATCAAAGCCGGTAAAGGTTCGGAAATGAttgcgtacacacacacacacacggggctGACCACGAGAGGCCACCGAAACCGAAAGTCGCCAAACCGGATCTACCGCAATCTTTGGGGCTCGACACGACGACGTATAAGATCGGATACCGCCGGAGACTTGTCTCGTCGGCCACGGTGCGGGCGCATAGCGGGTGAAGCGACAAGCCACCACCTTCTAATCGCCATCGCTTCCCTTCCCCCCGGGGGAGCGGGGTTGCCAGTGTCTGCCCAGCGTTCATTCTAGcgctgagagagagagagagaacttGCTCCATGTAGGTCACACAACACCGGAGCGTTAAGTTATGGTTAACGTCCAGCGAACACGCACCGTCGCAATCTTGCCTTTACCGATTAGGCCATCAGGGCTTTGGCAGCACTCGACCGTACCACCGCACGTCTCGGAAGTCGCCGGCCGGGGGCTGCAACCATCCGTCCCCTGTCCCCATGCAAATGTAAAAATCCCCCATTTAGCGTGGTTTGGCACACGCCGTCTGAACTTCACCTTCGCGGTGCAGCAGGTTTGTTGGTACTTGGTACATGCGAAACTGTGCGCTGCGCAGAGGCGGACGTATTATGTACGATCGCTTACTATCGACGATCGCTTCCATGGGAACGACTCCCTTCGATTTGTGCACAATTAGATGCGCATCGTGGGCCGCATCGTGATACGGGGGTACAAGTGGTTGGACACGGTTGCCCGGCCCTACCATTCCCAGTACCAAACCCTTCTGCGTGCGATCGCGTTCACAAGAACCACACTTCACTGTTGTGTGCCTTTGCCTCCAAGCAGCTCCGTCCAGCAGCTCACTAAATACCGCGCAAACGATCTGTCACGATCGCGAGGACACATGGCTCCGATCGCGTTCCGATCGGATTTCGGCCGTCTCACAAATCACACTCCACGGGTGTGAGCTAGTAGCGTGCTACACAGCTGGTGGGAGCGAGAGGGTGAGTTGTTGTAGATGATGTTAGCCGCTTAGAAGTAGAAGCAGTTTTCCCTCCCCACCTGAGAGGTTAGCTTCGTGCCAGCTGTTAGGCGGCATTAGACGAATACGGTTGGGTAGATTAGTTGCTTTTCGTTTCTAGCAGTGGATGGTTGGTGGGTTTGGCTGGCTGGAGAAGTGAGATTTTTAATCCTCGGAGCGTGGGGAACCGTCGAAGCATCGATGAGATTTGTGAGCAACTTAGAGTTGCTTAAAGTTTGCAAGGACATTTGGGCACTATTCGCTAGACAAGGATTGTAAGTGTCTTCAAGATGCACCAGGTTCATTGCATGCAGGTGATCGTTGGAAGTGAGCAAGAGCATCAACAACAGTGCCGTAGATTAGTGCATTTCAGTGAAACAAGATATAATGAGTAATTATGTGCCCCACATAAGTGATCTTCACATTGTTAGCCTGGTTAGACCTTTGGATGTCCTTTCAAAGCTACTCTTCCTACCCCGCATCAGCGTGACATACATCTGGCAAGGTCACGGTGTTAAACGTTGTCCATTTTCTAAGGGCTATTATTAAAACACAAACCTCAACAAGATTGAGTTGATGAAGTACTAATTCCTCCCAACGTTGTCCGAATATCTCCCACGTTCAGCTGACTCGTGAACCTGCATGTCTGAGTTTGCCATCGACAACCCGTGTCGTGAATGATCTTCAGCAATAAGAGCGTTGTTAATTTCGATTCGATTCCCCACGTACTTGTTGTACAAATCAAACGCTCAAAGTGTTGACGTTTgaccgaagaaaaaaaaaacaatgcccCACACGGACGTGATCCTCGATTTACCACACCTCCAAACGCGCACCGTTACCACCCCATAAAGCCAATTTTAACTGCATGTTATGAGTGGTTTTGAGCGTGCACTTGACATGGCGGCGCCTTCGAGGGCGTCCGTTTCTTTGGCGATGGACACAGTTGGAATTGTTTCCTTATTGTCTTTCCCAATCTGCACAGCGGCTGGCGGTCAATGTGAAACCCTCGCTCCCCCTCCGGGGTCTACATTCCCACAAACGAACGCATCGATCATTCCATCTCTGACGTTTGTGAGGGCTTTTCGCAATAATTtagcgggtttttttgtgtgtgtgcgcgcaatgATGCACAGATGGCATAAGAAAAGACCTTCAGCGATCTCGGATTCTGAATTCGTgcatcctctctctctctcttataaCATTCGATTCATTGATGCTGAGAAGACATTAGAAAAAAGGCTTTAAGGCATCAAAACGACCGTCACCACCTGCACCTGCATCACATTCGCGATCATCTGCCTTGCATTAAGATATCACTTCGATCTTCTCGATCTTCACATCTAATCATTCCCACAGATGGTACGACGAACGGTTGGCACGCGGCTGCCAATGCTGATGGCGTTTTTGCTGACGGCTTCTCCTCCCACCGACGCGCAACAGTTCCCCGTCTTCGAGACGCTGTTCGATGAGGTGAGCCTGCTGGTGCGCACCGGCCCGAACGCTTCCGTGCCAATACCGGAGGCGAAGCGGATCCGCGACGAGTACGATTTCGTCGTGATTGGGGCCGGCTCGGGCGGTTCGGTGATGGCCAACCGGTTAAGCGAAGTGCGCGACTGGAGCGTCCTGCTGCTCGAGGTGGGCAAGGAGGAGAACCTGATCTCGAACGTTCCCCTCACAGCCGGACTCACCACGGCCACGGGTGAGTGTGTGGAGGTGGGGGCGATAAGGAAGCAGGAAGCTCCCATGCCTATCTGACATTCCCCTTTCTCTGGCGCAGGTTACAGCTGGGGCTACCGGTCCGATCCGATGCGCAATGCTTGCCGGGGGCTAGAGCAGGGCGTCTGTTACTGGCCGAAAGGGCGTGGGTTGGGTGGGACGAGCCTGATCAACTTCCTGCTGTACGGTCGCGGCCACCAGCGCGACTACGACGATTGGGAGCGGGCGGGCAACTACGGCTGGGGCTACCGGGACGTCCGGAGGTACTTCGAGAAGGCGGAGCAGATCAAGGGCCAGCCGTACAACCGGCACGGCTACCTGCACATTGAGGAAAGCTCGTTCGAAACGCCAATGCTGGGCAGGTACATCGAGGCCGGCAAGCGGTTCGGCTACCGGCACATCGATCCGAACGATCCGGTCCAGCTCGGGTTCTACAAGGCGCAGGCCACGATGGTGAACGGGGAGCGATGCAGTGCGGCCCGGGCCTACCTCAAACCGGTCGCCGATCGGCCCAACCTGGACATATCGACCCGCTCCTGGGCCACCCGGATTTTGATCGATCCCGTCACGAAAGCGGCATTCGGCGTGGAGTTCACCAAGAACAAGCGCCTGCACACGGTGCGCGTGCGCAAGGAAGTGATACTGGCGGCGGGCGCGATCGCGTCACCccagctgctgatgctgtccGGCGTGGGGCCGCGGGAGCATCTGCAGCAGCTCGACATACCCGTCGTGAAGGATCTGCGCGTCGGGTACAATCTGCAGGACCACCAGACACTGTCCGGGCTGGTGTTCACCGTCAACCAGCCGGTAACGATACGGGAGCGGGACATGCGCCGACCGGCCCCCTTCCTGAGCTATCTGTTCGCCCGCCGCGGTCCGTTCACCGTGCCGGGCGGGGCCGAAGGTATCGCGTTCGTGAAGACGAACAACTCGCGCTCCCCCGAGGACTACCCGGACGTGGAGCTGGTGCTCGGTACGGGTGCGGTCAACAACGATGAGTCCGGGTCGCTCCGGCACACGTTCGGGATGACGCGCGAATTCTACGACCGTTCGTTTGGGCCGGCCCGGGGACAGCACGCGTTCGGCATTGCGCCGGTACTGATGCGGCCGAAAAGTCGGGGCCGGGTGTGGCTGAAGAGCCGCAACCCGTTCCACTGGC harbors:
- the LOC121601848 gene encoding glucose dehydrogenase [FAD, quinone]-like isoform X1 gives rise to the protein MVRRTVGTRLPMLMAFLLTASPPTDAQQFPVFETLFDEVSLLVRTGPNASVPIPEAKRIRDEYDFVVIGAGSGGSVMANRLSEVRDWSVLLLEVGKEENLISNVPLTAGLTTATGYSWGYRSDPMRNACRGLEQGVCYWPKGRGLGGTSLINFLLYGRGHQRDYDDWERAGNYGWGYRDVRRYFEKAEQIKGQPYNRHGYLHIEESSFETPMLGRYIEAGKRFGYRHIDPNDPVQLGFYKAQATMVNGERCSAARAYLKPVADRPNLDISTRSWATRILIDPVTKAAFGVEFTKNKRLHTVRVRKEVILAAGAIASPQLLMLSGVGPREHLQQLDIPVVKDLRVGYNLQDHQTLSGLVFTVNQPVTIRERDMRRPAPFLSYLFARRGPFTVPGGAEGIAFVKTNNSRSPEDYPDVELVLGTGAVNNDESGSLRHTFGMTREFYDRSFGPARGQHAFGIAPVLMRPKSRGRVWLKSRNPFHWPHMEGNFFDHPDDLATMVEGIKLAVRIGESDSFASYGARLLGTPFYGCEAHPFRSDDYWRCCLQQVGASIQHQSGTCKMGPASDPDAVVDPELRVHGVGGLRVVDASIFPVIPAAHTNGVVIMVGEKAADMVKDYWNNHIP
- the LOC121601848 gene encoding glucose dehydrogenase [FAD, quinone]-like isoform X2; translated protein: MRNACRGLEQGVCYWPKGRGLGGTSLINFLLYGRGHQRDYDDWERAGNYGWGYRDVRRYFEKAEQIKGQPYNRHGYLHIEESSFETPMLGRYIEAGKRFGYRHIDPNDPVQLGFYKAQATMVNGERCSAARAYLKPVADRPNLDISTRSWATRILIDPVTKAAFGVEFTKNKRLHTVRVRKEVILAAGAIASPQLLMLSGVGPREHLQQLDIPVVKDLRVGYNLQDHQTLSGLVFTVNQPVTIRERDMRRPAPFLSYLFARRGPFTVPGGAEGIAFVKTNNSRSPEDYPDVELVLGTGAVNNDESGSLRHTFGMTREFYDRSFGPARGQHAFGIAPVLMRPKSRGRVWLKSRNPFHWPHMEGNFFDHPDDLATMVEGIKLAVRIGESDSFASYGARLLGTPFYGCEAHPFRSDDYWRCCLQQVGASIQHQSGTCKMGPASDPDAVVDPELRVHGVGGLRVVDASIFPVIPAAHTNGVVIMVGEKAADMVKDYWNNHIP